The Kwoniella newhampshirensis strain CBS 13917 chromosome 2, whole genome shotgun sequence DNA segment GATAACGAagataacgaggataacgaggatagcgagtATAGCGAGTAACTTGacacggatatctagaagggcttgtagcagttctagatagactgaggtaccacagtgatattgttgaacgatgagcaaggtactaggtatgactttcaatcaagaaatcgctagagaaggactagaacaacgagaactaagactatgtatatatatctccactaatccatccgccaggatgcgtagaacatcaatcaacttcctcctgtttctatcgttcacctgcagcgccCTTTTGCCCGGTCTTCagcgagtatatcgagttgtgctcgaagatatcgaaggagtcgaagatatcaagggggtttacgtaataatggcttatttgtggtcgtggcggaatggccgtcatgacatTAAGCTTGTTCTCACAGAGTTGAAGTGGTCACCCACACCCATGCCATGGTCCCACTAGATCAGGACCTTTGCCCAGTGTTTCAACAACCTAGGTCTCTCTTTGTGTCAAGTCCATAAGGGCATGATAAGCAAGGGGTGCTGTTGTAGTGCATATGAGTTGGGAGGACTAGCTAGGAGAGGACTCAGTCCCATTGTGAGAGAGTCAGGTGAGTTTTGGGATTTTATTATTGTGTGAACGACAGGTGAACTCCACAGGACTTGTTGATTGAGATCTAGCTGACCAATGATCCAATTTTGAGTGAGTCCTTTTTAGTTAGTATTTGTAGCTGTTGCTTAGACTAGCCATTATCCTCCTGGTAGTGTAGTACATAAACTGAAACCCCAACCAAGTAAGCCAAAGTTCCCAGTCACATGTATACAAATCTCAATGTTGGTCAGCATAGCACGGTGACAATATCATACATCTCAAGGGGATCATATTGCATTATGCTGCAGTCTATCAAAGCAACTTCTGCCTTTCATCATGCTCACTTTGCACTAGGTGTGACGAGGTGTGGGATCAAGGTCAATTGGGATATACCCCATTGCCTTCCGTGTGGCTGCTGTATCAGTCTTGTCAATACACCCACTTTTGTCTGTATGGGGATTTGTGGcattggtggtggtgggcAAGTTCCTTGCCTGAACACTGGGTTCAGCCCCTTGTAAAGTAGCTGTACTTGCGGGGCCAACACTGAGGGCGGCAATGCTTGTCACAGCAGTGGCAAAGAGAAGAGCCTTTGCTGCATTCCCTGTACCAGTTGACCTAGTACTTGCAGTAGATTTATTATTGGCTGCGCTGCCCATGACCGTGGCGGCATTTCTGCATGAATGTCAGCTAACAGTCATTTGGTATTGTTACAACAACAAGTGAGGCTTGGATAGGTGTCAGCAAGACACACACGATTTGGCAGGGTTTTGTTCAAACATGTTGTTTTGTGTTGAGCTCGAGTAGGGGTGATGTATGTAGTAGTTCTGGTGGAACATAATTACGGTTGCAAGAACGCGGGATGCGAAGGGAGAAGTCTTTCGTGTGCGATGAATGCAGGTTTAGAAAAGCGTACAGCGGACCTCATAAATGTTACAGATGATACAACCTTTGTCTGGACGTCTCCTTCCTTCGCCTTGGCCTACAGCGAGATTGCCCCGTTGCCTTCCAACCCTTTCGTGTATTTGTGTCTGTGTCTTGTACCTCCGTGGAGTTTTCGTACTGCTTTAttcaccatcttcacccTAGCTGTCAACTGCCGAATTCGACGTCCCCAATCAGACTGCAACACCGCGGTAGGTTTGTTGGCTGCCGTCCGTACAAAACAGTTCAAGCCGTATACGACAAAATCCAGCAGACCATGCATGATATTCCAACGTGTAGATCTTCTAAACGTTCCAGAACTGCAGACCTGGAACTCCAGGTTCACTgctctcgatcttctccttcgcccatccttccttctcacctccttccttttccAGAACCTGGAGGGCTTCTTCGACACTGACAACGTCCACATCTTCGAACTTGACCGCAGCTTTGATGTACGATCTCAGGATGGTGAGAGTGCGTAGTTCGTCGAAAGGTAGACTACGGTCAAATGCTGCTGATCCTGAGGCAAGTACCTTCTTCtgtggaagggagaaacCGGAGTGTCAGCGTGTTCTTCTACCTGTGTCGCCAAAAATCCCTTGACCCACCTTGAAGCTCTGGGAGAAAGGCATGACTCTCTTGTCTTTCATGAGACCTGCCGCCTCGATAGACTTTCTCAGTTTCGCTTCGTCGACCTTCTCACCGTCAAACGCATCCTTGACCATCCCGACGACTGATTCTTGCCATTCGGGGAACTTGCTCGCGACGTAGATTCTAGCCTTCTTGGACTTTGACGAATCGTATCCGGCTTCCGcgttcttctttcctttcttcctcatgATCTGCGCTTCAGCATATCGGATTGAGTCCACGACTCCTCGCATGTAATCCATCTGTTCGAGGGCGGCTTTGTTGAGGGGTGCAGAAGGCTCAGGGAATGACGCCGACTGAATCGAAGTGGTCTCTTTGAGAATGTTCTTCCAGATGTGCTCGGCGTAATGAGGAGTGAAgggggagatgaggagggtgtTCGCTCGGATCCAGGCGAAAACAAGGTCTCGGTGCATACCATGTCCACCGTTGACGGGATCGCAGATAAGTCGGTACCAGTTTCGGGCGTTCTCGAAGTCGTAGAGACCAGCCTTGAGGGCGTGCTTGAACTCCATCCTGTGAATAGATCAGCAGACTGTCCACTCCACAGACCGACGGACTACGTCACTCACTGTTCAAAGGCATTGTATGCCTCAGTGATCAAAGCATCCATCTCTGTTCGGAATCCTCTGTCAAAGTCATTGAACCCGCCAGTTCGGAGCGAAGACTCAGACGTCTGCATTTCCTCGATCCAAATACAGGCGGTGTGAAGTCGGAGAATGGCCGCATTGGCGACTTGCTCCTCGAAGCTGCAAACGGTCAGTGTCAATCAGACGCGAGAGCTGGATATTTACTCACTTCGCATCTGTGATGTCGTCACCAGCATCGGCAAGAGTCAACCTCATCGCGTCGGCGCCGTACTTTTTGGTAGCCTCAGCCATGGTCAAAAAGTTTCCAGTActctttgacatcttcTTTCCGTTTAACATTAGATGACCGTTTGTCCTGACCGCTCGAGGCCAATGCTTTTCGGGAAAGAGAGCGGCATGAGTGTAGACCCAGAAGGTGAGATGATTCGGGATGAGATCCTTTCCGGATGATCGGACGTCGAGGGGATAAAAGTATTGGAAGTGATACTTCATCTGTGACGCCTTCTCTACGTCAACCAGACTATCGGCTGGAAGCTCGCCAGATCCAAGGACGTAATCCCAGACCTCATCGGTCATCTGATCGGGGGTAATGCCTAGAGTACCGGGCTGCTTGCCGAACATGTCCCCGTGGAGTAGGTTGGCGACGGTGTAGTAAGACATGTAGATGGTGGAGTCAGAAAGAGATTCAATAAGCCAAACAGGGTCCCATGGGAGTTTCGACCCGAGACCGTATGATCGAGCACAAGCCCACTGATTGAGCCAATTGAGCACGGCTTCGAAACCGTTACGAGTTTCCTCCTGGTACGTGTTCATCTGGGCGAGAAGTCTTCAAAGTCGTCAGCAACGTGATCAAGACACCAAAATATTACACACTTGAAAGCCTGAGTTttccatccatcttctccgtaATCGAGATACCATTGGTCAACCAGGGCGACGACACAAACGTCTGCACTTCGACTGATAACCTCACTCTCAGGTTCGGCGTAGGCTACGCCGAGACCTGCATCAATAAGCTGCTGCCTGACCTTCACCTTGGCCTCGCCAGCAGGCATTCCCTTAAAGTCGCCGGCAATCATAACGCCATTGTAGAAACCCTCCTTGTAGGCGATGTCCTTGGCCTCAGCGAGCTTGTCCTTGTCACGCTGGGACTGGATTTTGAGTTGAGTACAGAGGGTCTCGGCGATCAAGTCACCATACTTGGGGGTTCTGATAACGGGCATGGGGTCGATGGCAGCCCACTCCGGTTGAATCTTGTACATCTCGGCCTTCTTTCTCAGGTCCATGAGCGTCCGGTAATCATCGGGAGAGTCGGACGGGACGGAGGTGACCACACCAGTACCCTGCGCGCTGTAAGTGACATTCACAAGCGGTGAATTTCTAACCTACCTTTGTGGCGAGGACACCCTCCATAGGAAGAACGTAGACCTCCTTGGCAAGACCGAACGGAGGCACCACCTTGGTACCAAGGAGCTCGGATCCAACAACGTCGACAACCTTGGTGTACTCGCCCTTCGGGCCATCGAAAGTTCCCTGGAAAGCCATATTTCGAGCGGCTCGATCGGTAAGGAGGAATAATTCGTTGTTGGCAGCTTCGAAAATACCGTATTTGAGGGTAGGTCCGACGAAACAGTTGGTTTGACCGTACCTGAGTCGAGTCAGTCTGGCCCAAAATTTATTTCAAGCACAACTTACATCGTCTCAGGTCGTAGGGTAGCAGCGACCATCCACACCTTTTTCCCGCCGACGGCTTGCTTGACTTCGCTTGTAACAGTAGGTCCCCATTCAAGCACCTCCATCTTAACAGCTGTGTATTCTTGCGGGTTGACGGCTTCTCCACTCGCACGATCGTGGTCCATACAGGGTTGTCCGTCTTTTGGTGAATAGATCGTGTATCGCTTGCCGAATTTGACCCGACCCTGCTTATGCAGCTTGTTCATTTGCCATCGGACGAACGAATCGTAGTAGGGGTTTGCTTCAGCTAGAAATCGACAGTGAATTAGCTTGACACGAGCGGTTCACGATGTCACACACTTGTAAGGAATTGCCTTCTCCAGTCCACTCGTGCTCCCAGGCCGGTcagatccttcttcgcgaTAGGAGGGAAATATTCGAGCCAATAGTAAGGGTCGGCGAATTGCTTGAGCTCTTCTCGGGGCACACCGATGAGCTCAAGGATCTGGAATTGGTAGGTGAGACCGGTAGATTTCGCGGCCAgctttcccttctttccttttgAGGGATCGGTGGATTCGAGGGACTTGGCGGGCAGGGCGGTGGTAGTGGGTACTGGAATGACGGGGCTggcttcctcttctgtctcctcCTTGTAACCTGCAAAATCTTCTCCgaacatctccatctctcgaATGAGCTTGTCCGCGGCGGACTTCGAcacaatgtcagctcaAAGTCTCTTTTCCGTGGCAatggactcaccttgatggGCATACCAGTAGCGTGGTATCCCACAGGGAAAAGGaccctcttccccctcaGCCGCTCAAATCCAGCCGCAAACTCGATCTTGCTGATAGTGAAGGCATGTCCCAAATGCAGACTACCATTCATGTAGGCGTAAGGAAAGGTACCGAACCATTTGGGATGTCTCTTCTGGATCTCCTCCATAGACTGATTTGTGGCGAAGAAGTCGGCGTAGGATTTGACACCTtcaggaagagatggggGATTGGCCTCGAAAGTGTGACTGTCTGCCCAAGCGCTCTGAGCGGActtctcgagatcgatgagataATCTCGTTTGTCGGTCTACACAGAGGTCAGCATGACCCTTTCAGATTTGCTACTGGGTGTGgttcaccttctccattgCCACCACGGGCGCGGCGGCATCGTTACTTGCCATCCTGCGCAGCTGTAGTAATGGTCGCAGATGAGACTGTCGGGGTATCCGAGCTTGAGAGGTGAAAGTATTCGGCGAGGGTAAGAACCGAAAGCACGAAATTTTGTCCAGTGGAAAAAGCGGAAATGGGAAAGGATCGATAACGTCCCCTCCTGGCAGATAAGGTAGGCCGTGtaaggaagaagatcaccTTTGCTGCAGTCAAATCAGTGTCCATAGAAAAAAGTTGGAACAAGTTGTTGTATCCGGGTGCAGTGAGTCGGCAATGGTCGCGAGTCAAGAGGGTTTCGACAAATGATAAGGTAGTAGCCGTTTGACGTGGCATTTGGAACGGGAATGCCTGGGAAACCCAGTTTCATCGTACACTATGTTCTGCAAGCACATGCATGCACGAATGATGGAGGTATATCTGATAGGTGTTGCAATTCTACGCATGATTCACACTGGAGGTTTACCGGGTTGTTTGAGGATTTTGACCCCCGCTTTTCCAATATAACTGAATCCGCTCCATATGGTTGTGCCCGCCACGGTCCATCTGTCAGAAAATCAGCGGTTACAAGTATCATCATGAAGTCATACTCACTGCAACGCTTGCAACGGCATAGCAATAGAGAACgtgagaaggggagagacCGTTGTGACCCCCATTAGGACGAGTTGCAGCAGAGTGTTAATCTCCAGTCGACGCGGAATGAGCCCAGAAAACGGACCGGCGTGCCAAATCAGACAGACTTACCTTGCTGATTTGGGTAGGTTTTACTTCGGCTGAAGGCATAGATGGGTCAAAGTATCTTTTCAGTGTGCGCTGGGGGCCAAAAGTCAGTGACTGATCACTGGACTGGGCGGATCGCAACCAATCTTACGGGTTTAGGAAGAGAAACGAAGCGAAAGTAGAAAGCGGATATCGACAGCGCAAGATCTCGTCCGAAAATGATGACAGCAAGCGGGACTTCCCATTAGTCGTCAGCTACACTGAGCTCTATGCGTCCAGTCAACTCACTCGGTAGCAACCCAGACCACGCCAATGTGCCAACAAGCGTTGTCATCAATGCTTTGTCGGCAGCTGGATCAAGGATAGAGCCGAGTACAGAACGGCTGTTGAACCGTCTAGCGAGATATCCGTCCAGCTATGTATACCATGCCGCGTCGATTGAGCATAGTCCCTTAAGATGAGATGCTagccacactcacccagtCTGTTAGGCCACTGACGAACAAGATACCCGTCGCCCATGCAAAGTCTCCCTGCACTATCGTATATCCCAACACGGGACATGCCAGTATGCGCATGAGGGTAAGAGCATTGGGGATCGTATATGGTGACTCGTGCAgctcgacttcttcttcagcgGCATTTGATGAAGTGCCCGAGGGTGTGGGGGTCTATTGACGGTCAGCGCATCAGAGCGCTGCTTGGTTTCCGTGCTCACTTTGTTTGTTAGCGGTTTCCccgaagtcgaagagggCTCGGTCGGGTTGGGTCTTTCCCGGGCGAAGTATCTTCTTGATTGCAATTTGATCGCTCCTGAGGAGATGACGGGCCGTGTCAGATCTCGCCAGTAATTCGTTGCCCGAGGTGACGGACCCGTCAGTGTCGATAACTGACGAGCTACGTCTCGCGACCGAAGCCGTACCTGCACTATCTGACTTTGAAGTTGGTGAACGGTATGTCGATAGGGCATTTCCAGTGTGAGGGCGAGGCCTCTCGCATGGATCGGGGTTGGCATCCTGTCTGTGTTGATCTTTGGAGCATACGAATGAGTTGCAAGAGTATACGAGTATGGTGAATACCCCTTCCCCTCGTCATTCGTCCCAGTTCCACCGACGAGCGTCATACTTTTGGGTGACTGTTATTCCGACGTGTTGTGATTGATTTATTACGTAATCAACGAGCCAATTGTGGGCCACCACCCTGGTGCA contains these protein-coding regions:
- a CDS encoding CDP-diacylglycerol-glycerol-3-phosphate 3-phosphatidyltransferase; the encoded protein is MPTPIHARGLALTLEMPYRHTVHQLQSQIVQVRLRSRDVARQLSTLTGPSPRATNYWRDLTRPVISSGAIKLQSRRYFARERPNPTEPSSTSGKPLTNKTPTPSGTSSNAAEEEVELHESPYTIPNALTLMRILACPVLGYTIVQGDFAWATGILFVSGLTDWLDGYLARRFNSRSVLGSILDPAADKALMTTLVGTLAWSGLLPIPLAVIIFGRDLALSISAFYFRFVSLPKPRTLKRYFDPSMPSAEVKPTQISKINTLLQLVLMGVTTVSPLLTFSIAMPLQALQWTVAGTTIWSGFSYIGKAGVKILKQPGKPPV
- a CDS encoding leucine-tRNA ligase, which produces MASNDAAAPVVAMEKTDKRDYLIDLEKSAQSAWADSHTFEANPPSLPEGVKSYADFFATNQSMEEIQKRHPKWFGTFPYAYMNGSLHLGHAFTISKIEFAAGFERLRGKRVLFPVGYHATGMPIKSAADKLIREMEMFGEDFAGYKEETEEEASPVIPVPTTTALPAKSLESTDPSKGKKGKLAAKSTGLTYQFQILELIGVPREELKQFADPYYWLEYFPPIAKKDLTGLGARVDWRRQFLTTEANPYYDSFVRWQMNKLHKQGRVKFGKRYTIYSPKDGQPCMDHDRASGEAVNPQEYTAVKMEVLEWGPTVTSEVKQAVGGKKVWMVAATLRPETMYGQTNCFVGPTLKYGIFEAANNELFLLTDRAARNMAFQGTFDGPKGEYTKVVDVVGSELLGTKVVPPFGLAKEVYVLPMEGVLATKGTGVVTSVPSDSPDDYRTLMDLRKKAEMYKIQPEWAAIDPMPVIRTPKYGDLIAETLCTQLKIQSQRDKDKLAEAKDIAYKEGFYNGVMIAGDFKGMPAGEAKVKVRQQLIDAGLGVAYAEPESEVISRSADVCVVALVDQWYLDYGEDGWKTQAFKLLAQMNTYQEETRNGFEAVLNWLNQWACARSYGLGSKLPWDPVWLIESLSDSTIYMSYYTVANLLHGDMFGKQPGTLGITPDQMTDEVWDYVLGSGELPADSLVDVEKASQMKYHFQYFYPLDVRSSGKDLIPNHLTFWVYTHAALFPEKHWPRAVRTNGHLMLNGKKMSKSTGNFLTMAEATKKYGADAMRLTLADAGDDITDANFEEQVANAAILRLHTACIWIEEMQTSESSLRTGGFNDFDRGFRTEMDALITEAYNAFEQMEFKHALKAGLYDFENARNWYRLICDPVNGGHGMHRDLVFAWIRANTLLISPFTPHYAEHIWKNILKETTSIQSASFPEPSAPLNKAALEQMDYMRGVVDSIRYAEAQIMRKKGKKNAEAGYDSSKSKKARIYVASKFPEWQESVVGMVKDAFDGEKVDEAKLRKSIEAAGLMKDKRVMPFSQSFKKKVLASGSAAFDRSLPFDELRTLTILRSYIKAAVKFEDVDVVSVEEALQVLEKEGGEKEGWAKEKIESSEPGVPGLQFWNV